From the genome of Blautia pseudococcoides, one region includes:
- a CDS encoding AAA family ATPase, translating to MDKELEFLREQGVDRGLIDGVEEFRSRYDVAEEAKGRVICPDMPFYGREVLEMGIAALLEGENLLLTGPKATGKNMLAENLAWIFARPVYNVSFHVNTNSGDLIGTDTFVNNEVELRKGSIYRCAEFGGFGVLDEINMAKNDAVSVLHASLDYRRCIDVPGYDKIDLHDAARFIGTMNYGYAGTKELNEALVSRFLVIDMPPQNEETLEYIFRRKFPQIKENALKQWIGLFMDLQTKAGNSEITTKSLDLRGMLGALKAVSCGLHPALAVRMGVVNKCFDVFEKEIVQDVVMTRIPESWNTGDVFQ from the coding sequence ATGGATAAAGAATTGGAATTTTTACGGGAACAGGGTGTGGATCGCGGCCTCATTGACGGGGTGGAGGAATTTCGGTCAAGGTATGACGTGGCGGAGGAGGCGAAAGGGCGCGTGATTTGCCCGGACATGCCATTTTACGGCAGAGAAGTGCTGGAAATGGGCATTGCCGCTCTTCTGGAGGGGGAGAACCTGCTTCTGACAGGTCCTAAGGCTACAGGGAAAAATATGCTGGCAGAGAATCTGGCATGGATTTTCGCCAGGCCGGTATACAATGTTTCCTTCCATGTAAACACCAACAGCGGCGATTTGATCGGCACAGACACTTTTGTGAATAATGAAGTGGAACTGCGCAAGGGAAGTATTTACCGATGTGCGGAATTCGGCGGTTTCGGGGTTTTGGATGAGATCAACATGGCCAAAAATGATGCGGTTTCTGTTCTTCATGCTTCTTTGGATTATAGGCGCTGTATTGACGTGCCGGGATATGACAAGATAGATCTGCATGACGCCGCACGTTTTATCGGAACCATGAATTACGGATATGCAGGTACAAAAGAACTGAACGAGGCGCTGGTTTCCCGATTCCTTGTGATTGATATGCCGCCTCAGAATGAAGAGACTCTGGAATATATATTCCGCAGGAAATTTCCACAGATCAAAGAAAATGCGCTGAAGCAGTGGATCGGACTTTTCATGGATTTACAGACAAAGGCAGGCAACAGTGAGATCACTACAAAGTCTCTGGATCTGCGGGGAATGCTGGGAGCACTGAAGGCAGTTTCCTGTGGGCTTCATCCCGCGCTTGCCGTGCGCATGGGAGTCGTCAACAAATGTTTTGATGTATTTGAAAAAGAGATTGTCCAGGATGTGGTCATGACACGGATACCGGAATCCTGGAATACAGGGGATGTATTTCAATGA
- a CDS encoding glutamine synthetase III family protein produces MSEYTNVAEIFGEDVFNDTVMQQRLPKKVYKDLKQAILEGKELSPEIADVIAHEMKEWAMEKGATHYTHWFQPLTGVTAEKHDSFITAPLPSGKVLMSFSGKELIKGEPDASSFPSGGLRATFEARGYTVWDCTSPAFVRHDAAGATLCIPTAFCSYTGEALDQKTPLLRSMQAINKQALRLIRLFGDTAAKKVTPSVGAEQEYFLVSDKNFMQRKDLTFTGRTLFGAMPPKGQEMDDHYLGTIRQKISAYMKHVNEELWKLGVTSKTQHNEAAPAQHELAPIYAEVNVEADHNQIIMQTLKRIASQHGMKCLLHEKPFAGVNGSGKHNNWSLTTDTGVNLLDPGITPHQNIQFLLVLSCVLKAVDRHAALLRESAADVGNDHRLGANEAPPAIISVFLGDQLTDVMNQLITTGMADHSIESEKLETGVKSIPEFMRDTTDRNRTSPFAFTGNKFEFRMVGSRDSIAPANMVLNTIVAQSFKEACDVLEKAEDFDMAVHDLIKRNFTQHQRIVFNGNGYSEEWVEEAAKRGLPNIGCMVEAVEALTYEESVSLFEEFGVFTKAELESRKEIKYETYSKAINIEARTMIDVASKQIIPAVIRYTKNLADSINAVVSAGILDVDVQTELLRDTSALLKDTRDALNHLKEVAKTAAAMEEGKERAFYYREKVMPAMEALRRPVDELEMIVDKDMWPMPSYGDLLFDV; encoded by the coding sequence ATGAGCGAGTATACAAACGTAGCTGAAATTTTCGGAGAGGATGTGTTTAATGACACGGTCATGCAGCAGCGTCTTCCGAAAAAGGTTTACAAGGATTTGAAACAGGCAATCCTGGAGGGAAAAGAACTGTCCCCTGAGATCGCGGATGTGATTGCCCACGAGATGAAAGAATGGGCTATGGAAAAAGGGGCGACACATTATACTCACTGGTTTCAGCCGTTGACGGGCGTGACTGCTGAGAAACATGATTCTTTTATTACTGCGCCGCTTCCTAGCGGGAAGGTCCTGATGAGTTTTTCAGGCAAAGAGTTGATCAAAGGGGAACCGGACGCGTCTTCCTTTCCGTCCGGCGGACTGCGCGCCACTTTTGAGGCCAGAGGGTATACGGTTTGGGACTGTACCTCTCCGGCGTTTGTAAGGCATGATGCGGCAGGTGCCACACTCTGTATTCCTACAGCATTCTGTTCCTATACAGGGGAAGCCCTTGATCAGAAAACCCCGCTGCTGCGTTCTATGCAGGCTATTAATAAACAGGCATTGCGCCTGATCCGCCTTTTCGGTGATACAGCAGCCAAGAAAGTTACCCCCTCCGTGGGAGCGGAGCAGGAATATTTTCTGGTGAGCGATAAGAATTTTATGCAGAGAAAGGACTTGACTTTTACGGGACGCACGCTTTTCGGCGCTATGCCTCCCAAGGGCCAGGAGATGGATGACCATTATCTGGGAACCATCCGTCAGAAAATATCCGCATACATGAAGCACGTAAATGAGGAACTGTGGAAACTGGGGGTTACTTCCAAGACACAGCATAACGAGGCCGCTCCGGCACAGCATGAGCTGGCACCTATCTATGCAGAAGTCAATGTGGAGGCTGACCACAATCAGATCATTATGCAGACATTGAAACGCATCGCTTCCCAGCACGGAATGAAATGTCTGCTCCACGAGAAGCCTTTTGCCGGTGTGAATGGTTCCGGTAAGCACAATAACTGGTCTCTGACTACAGATACCGGAGTGAATCTGCTGGATCCGGGCATTACACCCCATCAGAATATCCAGTTTCTGCTTGTTTTAAGCTGTGTGTTAAAGGCTGTGGACAGACACGCTGCACTGCTTCGGGAATCCGCTGCGGATGTGGGAAATGACCATCGCCTGGGGGCGAATGAGGCTCCTCCGGCTATTATCTCGGTATTTTTGGGTGACCAGCTTACGGATGTTATGAACCAGTTGATCACAACGGGTATGGCTGACCACAGTATTGAGAGTGAGAAGCTGGAAACAGGCGTGAAATCTATTCCTGAGTTTATGCGTGATACCACAGACAGGAACAGGACCTCACCCTTTGCATTTACCGGCAATAAATTTGAATTCCGTATGGTTGGTTCCAGGGATTCCATTGCCCCTGCGAATATGGTGCTGAATACCATTGTGGCCCAGTCTTTCAAGGAAGCCTGTGATGTGCTGGAAAAGGCGGAAGACTTCGATATGGCAGTCCATGACCTGATCAAGAGGAATTTCACACAGCATCAGAGAATCGTGTTTAACGGCAACGGATATTCTGAAGAATGGGTAGAAGAGGCAGCAAAGAGAGGCCTTCCAAATATCGGATGCATGGTGGAAGCTGTGGAGGCTCTGACTTATGAGGAGTCTGTGAGTCTGTTCGAGGAGTTTGGCGTCTTTACAAAGGCAGAGCTGGAATCCCGAAAAGAGATTAAATACGAGACATATTCCAAAGCCATCAATATTGAGGCCAGGACTATGATAGATGTTGCCAGCAAGCAGATCATCCCGGCAGTGATCAGATATACAAAGAACCTGGCAGATTCCATCAATGCAGTGGTTTCCGCAGGGATTCTGGATGTGGATGTGCAGACAGAGCTGCTCAGAGATACATCTGCCCTCCTGAAGGATACCAGGGACGCTCTGAATCATTTAAAAGAGGTGGCAAAAACAGCAGCAGCCATGGAGGAAGGTAAAGAACGTGCTTTCTATTACCGGGAGAAAGTAATGCCCGCAATGGAGGCTCTGCGCCGTCCGGTGGATGAGCTGGAAATGATCGTGGATAAAGATATGTGGCCAATGCCTTCTTATGGGGATTTGCTGTTTGATGTATAA
- a CDS encoding manganese efflux pump MntP: MNSLAVLKGILLILALTMDSFVVSFAYGVSKTKMPLGIVVCMNLLMSTILGTAIFMGSRLASLLPEGVTGRLGFLLLFGIGCYRLFSYFLKKGEAESEKVKALNLLEGLGLAFILSLDSIAVGIGTGLVQSGQVLLVIGSFLAGIVVMEAGWMLGHGTRHILNRDLSWLSGVCLLLLAIGSLRG, from the coding sequence ATGAATTCTCTAGCTGTTTTAAAGGGTATATTGTTGATTCTTGCACTGACCATGGATTCTTTCGTGGTCAGTTTTGCTTATGGGGTTAGTAAGACTAAAATGCCTTTGGGTATTGTGGTTTGTATGAACCTGCTGATGAGTACGATTTTAGGTACAGCCATTTTTATGGGAAGCCGTCTGGCTTCACTGCTTCCGGAAGGAGTTACGGGGAGGCTTGGGTTCCTTCTGTTGTTTGGTATTGGATGTTACAGACTTTTCTCTTATTTTTTGAAGAAAGGGGAAGCGGAGTCGGAAAAGGTGAAGGCGCTGAATCTGCTGGAAGGCTTGGGGCTTGCTTTTATATTGTCCCTTGACAGTATTGCAGTGGGGATCGGGACCGGGCTGGTGCAGTCCGGGCAGGTACTGCTGGTTATTGGCTCTTTTCTGGCAGGTATTGTTGTGATGGAGGCCGGCTGGATGCTTGGGCACGGAACCCGGCATATTTTGAACCGGGATTTGTCCTGGCTCAGCGGGGTGTGTCTTCTTTTGCTGGCTATTGGCTCCCTGCGTGGCTAA
- a CDS encoding diacylglycerol/lipid kinase family protein produces MGKRMLFIFNPRAGKGSIKNRLVDILDIFVKAGYEVTVHPTQAYRDGQRVARRKGGEYDLLVTSGGDGTLDEIVTGIMEGGHSTPVGYIPAGSTNDFANSLHVSKNMLEAAVDIVEGRAHAFDVGKFNDDFFVYIAAFGLFTDVSYETNQDLKNILGHAAYILEGTQRLFNIKSYNMRIESRECAMDGEFIFGMVSNATSVGGFRKLTGPDVMLDDGVFEVMLVHRPKNILELNEIIASLLGGADTKLIESFKTSSLKISCEGPVSWTLDGEFGGEHREVEITNMKHAVQIMIAEDDTVPLINTLV; encoded by the coding sequence ATGGGTAAGAGGATGTTGTTTATTTTTAATCCCAGGGCTGGGAAGGGGAGTATTAAGAACCGGCTGGTGGATATTTTGGATATATTTGTGAAGGCCGGGTATGAGGTGACAGTGCATCCTACGCAGGCTTACAGGGATGGACAGAGAGTGGCCCGGCGTAAGGGCGGGGAGTATGATCTGCTGGTTACCAGCGGAGGAGATGGGACTCTGGATGAGATCGTGACGGGGATCATGGAAGGGGGGCATTCTACGCCGGTGGGGTATATTCCTGCAGGGAGTACGAATGATTTTGCTAACAGCCTGCATGTGTCTAAGAATATGCTGGAGGCGGCTGTGGATATTGTGGAGGGAAGGGCTCACGCTTTTGATGTGGGGAAGTTTAATGATGACTTTTTTGTGTATATTGCGGCATTTGGGCTGTTTACAGATGTTTCTTATGAGACGAACCAGGATTTGAAAAATATTTTGGGACATGCGGCCTATATATTAGAAGGAACTCAGAGATTGTTTAATATCAAATCTTATAATATGAGGATTGAAAGCCGGGAATGTGCCATGGATGGGGAGTTTATTTTTGGGATGGTGAGTAATGCTACCTCTGTGGGCGGATTCCGGAAACTTACAGGACCGGATGTGATGCTGGATGACGGGGTTTTTGAGGTTATGCTGGTACACAGGCCTAAGAATATATTGGAGCTGAATGAGATTATTGCATCTCTGCTGGGTGGGGCGGATACAAAGCTGATCGAGTCGTTTAAGACGTCATCACTGAAAATTTCCTGCGAGGGACCTGTTTCCTGGACCCTGGATGGAGAGTTTGGGGGAGAGCACAGGGAAGTAGAAATTACAAATATGAAGCATGCAGTACAGATCATGATCGCGGAGGATGATACGGTTCCTCTGATCAATACGCTGGTATAG
- a CDS encoding bL17 family ribosomal protein: MAKYRKLGRTSDQRKALLRNQVTNLLYHGKIVTTETRAKEVRKIADGLIAMAVKEKDNFETVKVMAKVPRKDADGKRVKEVVDGKKVTVYDEVEKEIKKDAPSRLHARRQMLKVFYPVKEVPAAAAGKKKNTKNVDMVEKMFTEIAPKYVDRNGGYTRIVKIGPRKGDAAMEVVLELV; encoded by the coding sequence ATGGCAAAATATAGAAAATTAGGCAGGACATCTGACCAGAGAAAAGCATTACTGAGAAATCAGGTGACAAACCTGTTATACCACGGAAAAATCGTTACCACCGAGACCAGAGCAAAAGAAGTTCGCAAGATTGCTGACGGATTGATCGCTATGGCAGTGAAAGAAAAAGACAACTTTGAGACAGTTAAAGTTATGGCAAAAGTTCCGCGCAAAGATGCTGACGGAAAGAGAGTAAAAGAAGTTGTTGATGGTAAGAAAGTTACCGTATATGACGAAGTGGAAAAGGAAATCAAAAAAGATGCTCCTTCCAGATTACATGCAAGAAGACAGATGTTAAAAGTTTTCTATCCTGTAAAGGAAGTTCCGGCTGCAGCTGCTGGTAAGAAGAAGAATACCAAGAATGTGGACATGGTTGAGAAAATGTTTACTGAGATCGCTCCGAAGTATGTTGACCGTAATGGTGGTTATACTAGAATCGTTAAGATCGGACCGCGTAAGGGCGATGCTGCTATGGAAGTTGTTTTGGAATTAGTTTAA
- a CDS encoding DNA-directed RNA polymerase subunit alpha, whose translation MFDFNKPKIQITEMSDDKRYGKFVVEPLERGYGITLGNSLRRIMLSSLPGAAVSQVKIDGVLHEFSSIPGVKEDVTQIIMNLKNLAIKNTSDSTEPKTAYIEFEGEGVVTGADIQVDQDIEVLNPEQVIATLNGGTGCKFNAELTITKGRGYVSADKGKTDDMPIGVIAVDAIYTPVERVNMTVENTRVGQVTDFDKLTLDIYTNGTLDADEAVSLAAKVLSEHLSLFIDLSESAKTAEVMIEKEDDEKEKVLEMNIDELELSVRSYNCLKRAGINTVEELCNRTSEDMMKVRNLGRKSLEEVLAKLKELGLQLNPSEE comes from the coding sequence ATGTTCGATTTTAACAAACCCAAAATTCAAATCACAGAAATGTCTGATGATAAGAGATATGGGAAATTCGTTGTAGAACCACTGGAGAGAGGATATGGTATCACTCTTGGTAACTCTTTAAGAAGAATTATGCTTTCTTCTTTGCCGGGTGCTGCAGTGAGCCAGGTCAAGATTGACGGCGTTCTGCACGAATTCAGTTCGATTCCGGGTGTAAAAGAGGATGTGACACAGATCATTATGAATCTGAAAAACCTGGCGATCAAGAACACAAGCGACAGCACAGAACCCAAGACCGCTTATATCGAGTTTGAAGGCGAAGGTGTTGTCACAGGCGCAGATATCCAGGTAGATCAGGATATCGAAGTCCTGAACCCAGAACAGGTAATTGCCACCTTAAACGGCGGCACAGGATGCAAATTCAATGCAGAACTGACAATTACCAAGGGTCGCGGATATGTCAGCGCTGACAAAGGAAAAACAGACGATATGCCGATTGGTGTGATTGCTGTTGATGCAATTTATACTCCGGTAGAGCGTGTGAACATGACTGTTGAAAATACCCGTGTTGGTCAGGTTACTGACTTTGATAAACTGACACTGGATATTTACACCAATGGTACCCTGGACGCCGATGAGGCAGTCAGCCTTGCGGCTAAAGTACTGAGCGAGCATTTAAGCCTCTTTATTGACCTTTCTGAAAGTGCAAAGACTGCAGAAGTCATGATCGAGAAGGAAGATGACGAGAAAGAAAAAGTTCTTGAGATGAATATTGATGAACTGGAGCTGTCCGTTCGTTCCTACAACTGCTTAAAACGTGCTGGTATCAATACAGTAGAAGAACTTTGCAACCGTACTTCTGAGGATATGATGAAAGTCCGTAACCTGGGACGTAAATCTCTGGAAGAAGTGCTTGCGAAGCTGAAAGAATTGGGCTTACAGTTAAATCCCAGCGAGGAGTAA
- the rpsD gene encoding 30S ribosomal protein S4 yields the protein MAVNRVPVLKRCRSLGLDPVYMGIDKKSTRQLRRANRKMSEYGLQLREKQKAKFIYGVLEKPFRNYYVKADQKQGQTGENLMIMLETRLDNVIFRMGLARTRREARQIVDHKHVMVNGKQVNIPSYLVKAGDTIEIKEKCKSSQRYKDVLEATGGRLVPAWLDMDQENLKGEVKALPTREEIDVPVDEMLIVELYSK from the coding sequence ATGGCAGTAAATAGAGTACCAGTTCTGAAAAGATGCAGATCCCTGGGTCTGGATCCTGTATATATGGGAATTGACAAGAAATCCACCAGACAGTTAAGAAGAGCAAACAGAAAAATGTCTGAGTACGGACTTCAGTTAAGAGAAAAACAGAAAGCTAAATTCATCTACGGCGTTCTGGAGAAACCTTTCCGTAACTACTATGTAAAGGCTGACCAGAAACAGGGTCAGACAGGTGAAAACCTGATGATCATGCTGGAGACACGTCTGGATAATGTAATCTTCCGTATGGGATTAGCAAGAACCAGAAGAGAAGCAAGACAGATCGTTGACCACAAGCATGTAATGGTAAACGGCAAACAGGTAAACATTCCGTCTTACCTGGTAAAAGCCGGAGACACAATCGAAATCAAAGAAAAATGCAAATCTTCTCAGAGATATAAAGACGTACTGGAAGCAACAGGCGGACGTCTTGTACCGGCTTGGTTAGATATGGACCAGGAAAATCTGAAAGGTGAAGTAAAAGCACTTCCGACAAGAGAGGAAATCGACGTTCCTGTTGACGAGATGTTAATCGTCGAGTTGTATTCTAAGTAA
- the rpsK gene encoding 30S ribosomal protein S11, translating into MAKVTKKVTKKRIKKNVERGQAHIQSSFNNTIVTLTDAEGNALSWASAGGLGFKGSRKSTPYAAQMAAETATKAALVHGLKTVDVFVKGPGSGREAAIRALSACGLEVTSIRDVTPVPHNGCRPPKRRRV; encoded by the coding sequence ATGGCTAAAGTTACAAAAAAAGTGACAAAAAAGCGTATTAAGAAAAACGTTGAACGCGGACAGGCACATATCCAGTCATCTTTCAACAACACGATCGTTACATTGACAGATGCTGAAGGAAATGCTTTATCATGGGCAAGTGCCGGTGGTCTGGGATTTAAAGGTTCAAGGAAATCTACTCCGTACGCAGCACAGATGGCTGCAGAGACTGCTACAAAAGCAGCGTTAGTTCATGGTCTGAAGACTGTTGACGTTTTTGTAAAAGGACCGGGATCAGGAAGAGAAGCAGCAATTCGTGCGCTCTCAGCTTGCGGTCTGGAAGTTACAAGTATCCGTGACGTAACACCGGTTCCGCACAACGGATGCCGTCCACCAAAACGTAGAAGAGTCTAA
- the rpsM gene encoding 30S ribosomal protein S13: MARIAGVDLPREKRVEIGLTYIYGIGRTSADRILVEAGVNPDTRCRDLTDEEVGKIRDAIDELNIAVEGDLRREIALNIKRLQEIGCYRGIRHRKGLPVRGQKTKTNARTRKGPKRTVANKKK, translated from the coding sequence ATGGCTCGTATAGCTGGTGTAGACTTACCAAGAGAAAAACGTGTTGAAATTGGTCTGACTTATATCTATGGAATTGGTAGAACAAGTGCTGACCGTATTTTAGTAGAGGCAGGTGTAAACCCTGACACTCGCTGCAGGGATTTAACTGACGAAGAAGTAGGAAAAATCCGTGATGCAATCGACGAACTGAACATCGCTGTAGAAGGTGATCTGAGAAGAGAGATCGCTCTGAACATCAAGAGATTACAGGAAATCGGATGCTACAGAGGAATCCGTCACAGAAAAGGACTTCCGGTTCGTGGACAGAAGACTAAGACAAATGCAAGAACCAGAAAAGGCCCGAAGAGAACTGTTGCTAACAAGAAGAAATAA
- the rpmJ gene encoding 50S ribosomal protein L36, producing MKVRSSVKPICEKCKVIKRKGSIRIICENPKHKQRQG from the coding sequence GTGAAGGTAAGATCATCTGTAAAACCGATTTGCGAAAAATGCAAGGTCATCAAAAGAAAAGGCAGTATCAGAATTATCTGTGAAAACCCGAAACACAAACAGCGTCAGGGTTAA
- the infA gene encoding translation initiation factor IF-1 — protein sequence MSKADVIEVEGTVLEKLPNAMFKVELENKHVILAHISGKLRMNFIRILPGDKVTIEMSPYDLSKGRIIWRDK from the coding sequence ATGTCAAAGGCAGATGTAATTGAAGTAGAAGGAACAGTGTTGGAAAAGTTGCCGAATGCTATGTTTAAGGTGGAATTGGAGAATAAGCATGTGATTTTGGCGCATATCAGTGGGAAGCTGAGGATGAATTTTATTAGGATTCTTCCGGGTGATAAGGTTACGATTGAGATGTCACCGTATGATTTGAGTAAGGGCAGGATTATCTGGAGAGACAAGTAG
- a CDS encoding KOW domain-containing RNA-binding protein: MSEVRAGMAAVSMAGHDTGRYYIIVRAEDGYVYLADGTLRTCEHPKKKKLRHVRIHRRISPEIERNLSEHGELKNEIIKRVIKEYRSKQEV; the protein is encoded by the coding sequence ATGAGCGAGGTAAGAGCAGGAATGGCAGCCGTTTCCATGGCTGGCCATGACACCGGCAGATATTATATCATCGTCAGGGCGGAGGACGGATATGTCTATCTGGCTGACGGAACGCTTAGGACTTGTGAGCATCCCAAGAAGAAGAAATTGAGGCATGTCCGGATTCACCGCAGGATTTCCCCGGAAATTGAGAGGAATCTCAGTGAGCATGGGGAGTTGAAGAATGAAATTATCAAGAGAGTGATCAAAGAATATAGGAGTAAACAGGAGGTTTGA
- the map gene encoding type I methionyl aminopeptidase yields MSVSIKTANEIELMREAGRLLEKVHDELRDFIRPGISTLDIDQYGEKLIREMGCIPNFLNYNGYPASICVSVNDEVVHGIPRKDHILQDGDIVSLDAGLIYKGYHSDAARTHAVGEIAPEAQKLIDVTQQSFFEGIKYARAGQHLYEISAAIGAYAEKFGYGVVRDLVGHGIGTSLHEDPQIPNFRQKRRGLRLQAGMTLAIEPMINEGRADVVWLDDDWTVVTEDGSLSAHYENTILITDGEPEILTLSE; encoded by the coding sequence ATGTCAGTATCGATAAAAACTGCCAATGAAATTGAACTTATGAGAGAGGCCGGAAGGCTTCTGGAAAAGGTACACGACGAGCTGAGGGATTTTATCCGTCCGGGTATCTCCACCCTCGACATTGACCAGTATGGAGAAAAGCTTATCCGTGAGATGGGCTGTATACCGAATTTCCTCAACTATAACGGATATCCGGCTTCTATCTGTGTCTCTGTCAATGATGAGGTAGTACATGGGATTCCGCGCAAAGACCATATTCTCCAGGATGGGGATATTGTGAGCCTTGACGCCGGATTAATTTACAAAGGATATCACTCGGACGCAGCGCGTACCCATGCGGTGGGTGAAATCGCACCGGAAGCACAGAAGCTCATTGATGTAACACAACAGAGTTTCTTTGAAGGAATCAAGTATGCCAGGGCAGGACAGCATTTATATGAAATCTCCGCAGCCATCGGCGCATATGCGGAGAAATTCGGTTACGGTGTAGTCAGGGATTTGGTCGGACATGGAATCGGCACAAGCCTGCACGAGGACCCGCAGATACCGAATTTCCGTCAGAAGCGCAGAGGACTGAGACTTCAGGCAGGTATGACTCTTGCGATTGAACCGATGATTAATGAAGGCAGAGCCGATGTGGTTTGGCTGGATGACGACTGGACTGTGGTGACAGAGGATGGTTCCCTGTCAGCCCATTATGAAAATACCATTCTCATCACAGACGGCGAGCCGGAAATACTGACCTTGAGTGAGTAG
- a CDS encoding adenylate kinase, which yields MKIIMLGAPGAGKGTQAKKIAEKYQIPHISTGDIFRANIKNGTELGKKAKTYMDQGLLVPDELVVDLVVDRVAQDDCENGYVLDGFPRTIPQAESLDAALAKMGQKVDYAIDVDVPDENIVNRMSGRRACVGCGATYHIKYNPPKTEDVCDICGEKLILRDDDKPETVLKRLTVYHDQTQPLIDYYTKSGVLKQVDGTVDMEDVFQAIVKILGA from the coding sequence ATGAAGATTATTATGTTAGGCGCACCGGGAGCAGGAAAAGGAACACAGGCGAAGAAAATTGCGGAGAAGTATCAGATTCCGCATATCTCCACAGGTGATATTTTCCGTGCCAACATCAAGAACGGAACAGAGCTGGGTAAAAAGGCTAAGACCTATATGGATCAGGGCTTGCTGGTTCCGGATGAATTAGTAGTGGACCTGGTAGTGGACAGAGTGGCACAGGATGACTGTGAGAATGGTTATGTGCTGGATGGATTCCCCAGAACGATTCCCCAGGCAGAGAGTCTGGACGCAGCACTGGCTAAAATGGGCCAGAAAGTGGATTATGCCATTGATGTGGATGTTCCGGATGAGAATATTGTGAACCGTATGTCAGGCAGAAGAGCGTGTGTAGGATGCGGCGCTACTTACCACATCAAGTACAATCCCCCGAAAACAGAGGATGTATGTGATATCTGCGGTGAGAAACTGATCCTGAGGGATGATGATAAACCGGAGACTGTTTTAAAACGTCTCACAGTATATCATGACCAGACACAGCCCCTGATTGACTACTATACCAAGTCCGGTGTATTAAAACAGGTTGACGGAACCGTTGATATGGAAGATGTGTTCCAGGCGATCGTCAAAATATTAGGAGCGTAA